From a single Labrenzia sp. PHM005 genomic region:
- a CDS encoding invasion associated locus B family protein, with the protein MEIMKAKTLVLALAGLAVSSAAAFAQTPTLLKQHKDWASYALTSGSGKVCYALTKPTTMLPGDRNHGDVFFFVTSRPAEGVSSEPSLLVGYPFKDKSSVSVDVDGKAFTLFTNNDGAWVENAATEAQLVAAMKAGREMSVNGESSRGTRTTYKFSLSGVTAAINTAAQACQ; encoded by the coding sequence ATGGAGATCATGAAAGCAAAAACGCTGGTACTGGCCTTAGCAGGTTTAGCCGTTTCGAGTGCAGCGGCTTTCGCACAGACCCCAACGCTTTTGAAGCAGCACAAGGACTGGGCGTCCTATGCGCTGACCAGCGGCAGCGGTAAAGTCTGTTACGCGCTGACAAAACCGACAACTATGCTGCCTGGCGACAGGAACCATGGTGACGTCTTCTTTTTCGTCACCTCCCGCCCGGCGGAAGGTGTGAGCTCAGAGCCGAGCTTGCTGGTTGGTTATCCGTTCAAGGATAAGTCTTCCGTGTCGGTTGATGTCGATGGCAAGGCCTTCACGTTGTTCACCAACAACGATGGTGCCTGGGTTGAGAACGCGGCGACCGAAGCTCAATTGGTTGCTGCCATGAAGGCGGGCCGGGAAATGTCTGTAAATGGCGAATCCAGCCGCGGCACGCGCACGACCTATAAGTTTTCGCTCTCCGGCGTCACCGCCGCGATCAATACAGCCGCGCAAGCCTGCCAGTAA
- a CDS encoding sigma-70 family RNA polymerase sigma factor, with product MAQTQYFSELIVKVATSRDKTAFVELFDHFAPRLKGYLMKQGADDAVAEEVTQDVMVTLWRKAELFDPKKSSASTWLFRIARNRRIDRLRRQKTAELNPDEPALQPTPLPDVADEMDARLREERVRAALKELPDEQKDVVRLAFFIGLSHSEISEQTGLPLGTVKSRIRLAFGRLRQLIEADASVDVN from the coding sequence TTGGCGCAGACGCAGTATTTTTCCGAATTGATTGTAAAAGTCGCGACAAGCCGGGACAAAACGGCTTTTGTTGAGCTTTTCGATCATTTCGCGCCGCGTCTTAAGGGCTATCTGATGAAGCAGGGGGCGGACGACGCGGTTGCCGAAGAAGTTACCCAAGACGTCATGGTGACACTTTGGCGCAAGGCGGAGCTGTTCGATCCGAAAAAATCGTCCGCAAGCACCTGGCTGTTTCGAATTGCCCGAAACCGGCGTATTGACCGGCTGCGCCGGCAAAAAACAGCCGAACTCAATCCGGATGAACCGGCCTTGCAGCCAACGCCACTGCCCGATGTTGCCGATGAGATGGATGCCCGCCTGCGCGAAGAACGGGTCCGGGCTGCCTTGAAGGAACTTCCCGACGAGCAGAAGGACGTGGTCCGTCTGGCCTTTTTCATCGGCCTGTCGCACAGCGAGATATCAGAACAGACTGGATTGCCGCTCGGAACCGTCAAGTCGCGCATCCGACTGGCCTTCGGACGTCTGCGTCAGTTGATCGAGGCTGACGCATCTGTCGATGTGAATTGA
- a CDS encoding RNA methyltransferase — translation MRGYFAVGAEGLSKRMNLGTLMRSAHAFGASFFFTVDAEQKIRRAPKSDTSKSPGHLPTFDWDSVDTMDLPRGCQLVGIELTDDAIDLPSFGHPLQAAYVLGPERGSLSPQMLERCDHVVKIPTKFCINIAMAGAIVMYDRHRALGRYADRAVSSGAPTVERPKHVSGGPISRKGRIVPGNER, via the coding sequence ATGCGCGGATACTTCGCGGTTGGCGCCGAAGGCCTCTCGAAACGGATGAATCTTGGAACCCTCATGCGGTCCGCCCATGCGTTTGGCGCCAGTTTTTTCTTCACAGTCGATGCCGAACAAAAAATCCGCAGGGCACCAAAGTCTGACACCTCCAAAAGCCCTGGGCATTTGCCAACTTTCGACTGGGACAGCGTCGACACCATGGATTTGCCGCGCGGTTGCCAGCTGGTTGGCATCGAGCTCACGGACGATGCCATCGACTTGCCGAGCTTCGGCCATCCACTGCAGGCTGCCTATGTCCTCGGTCCAGAACGTGGATCACTGTCACCGCAGATGCTGGAGCGCTGCGATCATGTCGTGAAAATCCCGACGAAATTCTGCATCAACATCGCCATGGCCGGCGCCATTGTCATGTACGACCGCCACCGCGCGCTTGGCCGCTATGCCGACAGAGCCGTATCGTCAGGTGCTCCTACCGTAGAACGCCCGAAACATGTCAGCGGCGGCCCGATCAGCCGGAAAGGCCGGATTGTGCCTGGGAATGAGCGCTAA
- a CDS encoding NADPH:quinone oxidoreductase family protein: MKACICPSYGPPSNLVIEDLPDPVAAAGEVVVTVKACALNFFDTLIIQGKYQFKAEPPFSPSAEFAGIVESVGDGVTDFAVGDRVMGYMVYGAAREKVAIDQGSLVKMPEGISFETAAGLTVTYGTTLHAFRDRADLKAGETVAVLGASGGVGQAAVEIASIMGAKVIACASSEDKLAFAKSLGADELIDYSQTPLKDALKEKTGGAGVDVVYDPVGGDLAEQAIRATAWEGRFLVIGFASGDIPKIPLNLTLLKGCDIRGVFWGAAIKKDPAGHQKNMEQLLTWVQEGKLKPHIHAVYPLEDIGTALDEIAARKVFGKVILTP; encoded by the coding sequence GTGAAAGCTTGTATCTGCCCGTCTTATGGTCCTCCGTCTAACCTTGTCATTGAAGACCTGCCCGATCCGGTTGCTGCGGCTGGTGAGGTTGTGGTTACGGTCAAAGCCTGCGCGCTCAACTTTTTCGATACGCTGATCATTCAGGGCAAATACCAGTTCAAGGCAGAACCACCGTTCTCGCCGAGCGCTGAATTTGCAGGGATTGTTGAATCGGTCGGAGACGGTGTCACGGATTTTGCCGTTGGCGACCGGGTGATGGGTTATATGGTTTATGGTGCGGCCCGGGAAAAGGTCGCGATTGACCAGGGATCACTGGTCAAAATGCCGGAAGGGATTTCCTTTGAGACTGCAGCGGGTCTGACCGTGACCTACGGCACGACCCTTCATGCTTTCCGTGACCGGGCGGACTTAAAGGCCGGCGAAACCGTTGCCGTGCTTGGTGCGTCCGGTGGGGTTGGTCAGGCGGCCGTTGAGATCGCCTCGATCATGGGCGCTAAAGTAATCGCCTGTGCATCGTCGGAAGACAAGCTGGCCTTTGCCAAATCCCTCGGTGCCGACGAGCTGATCGATTACTCCCAAACACCGCTTAAGGATGCGCTGAAGGAAAAAACCGGCGGGGCCGGCGTTGATGTTGTTTATGACCCGGTGGGCGGTGATCTCGCTGAGCAAGCAATCCGGGCGACTGCCTGGGAAGGCCGGTTTTTGGTAATTGGTTTTGCCTCAGGCGATATCCCGAAAATCCCGCTCAATCTGACCCTTTTGAAAGGCTGCGATATCCGGGGTGTTTTCTGGGGGGCGGCGATCAAAAAAGATCCCGCAGGCCACCAGAAAAACATGGAGCAGCTGCTGACCTGGGTGCAGGAAGGTAAGCTGAAGCCACACATTCATGCGGTTTATCCGCTGGAGGATATCGGCACTGCTCTGGATGAGATTGCTGCGCGCAAGGTCTTTGGTAAGGTGATCCTGACGCCATAA
- a CDS encoding 4-fold beta flower protein: MDLFDKNGQPVAYIRDGYLHYWDGTPAAYVQNDAVYSLKRDLVSYLVNGWIIDRSGHAVVFSEDAAGGPMKPGRGMTPLKPFAPLQPIAPLMTLPALRPLQTMNWSRFSLKELLDH, encoded by the coding sequence ATGGATCTATTCGATAAAAACGGCCAGCCGGTCGCATATATCCGGGACGGCTATCTGCATTATTGGGACGGCACACCAGCAGCCTATGTGCAGAACGATGCTGTTTATTCGTTGAAACGGGACCTTGTCAGTTACCTGGTCAATGGTTGGATCATCGATCGCTCAGGTCATGCGGTTGTGTTTTCAGAAGATGCTGCAGGCGGGCCGATGAAACCAGGGCGGGGCATGACACCGTTAAAGCCGTTCGCGCCGCTGCAGCCAATCGCCCCGCTGATGACACTGCCCGCCTTAAGGCCGCTGCAAACCATGAACTGGTCACGGTTTTCCCTTAAAGAGTTGCTAGACCACTGA
- a CDS encoding aminotransferase class IV: MLSQNETPLTAATSDLSTGAAWMSGKLMPVSEAALPVTDWGLIHSDITYDVVPVLDGAFFRLPLYLARFRRSMAELRLDPGLSDQDIEAVLHELVAATGLKKAYVAMVTSRGVNTVPGSRDPRDCRNHFFAWCVPYIHVIRPEIAEKGAHLHVANTVCRIPPESVNPKVKNYHWGDFTKGLFEAKDVGAESVILLDASGNVTEGPGFNVFAVKDNTLVTADAGVLEGISRQTVLDIAREMGLAVEIRPLPFSEFLESDEVFITTSGGGVAPVSRVDDRIFSNDAPGPVTTALHKAYFDWAAQPENRTEIRYPDQSL; the protein is encoded by the coding sequence ATGCTCTCCCAGAATGAAACTCCCCTGACAGCGGCCACCTCTGATCTTTCAACCGGCGCTGCCTGGATGAGTGGCAAACTTATGCCGGTATCCGAGGCGGCGCTGCCGGTCACCGATTGGGGGCTGATTCATTCCGACATCACCTATGATGTGGTGCCGGTGTTGGATGGCGCGTTCTTCCGATTACCGCTGTATTTGGCCCGGTTCCGCCGGTCGATGGCCGAACTGCGGCTTGATCCGGGCTTGAGCGATCAGGACATCGAAGCGGTGCTTCATGAACTGGTTGCCGCAACGGGTTTGAAAAAAGCCTATGTCGCTATGGTGACGTCCAGAGGTGTCAATACGGTGCCGGGCTCCCGTGATCCGAGGGATTGCCGCAATCACTTTTTTGCCTGGTGTGTGCCTTATATCCACGTCATCCGGCCGGAAATTGCCGAAAAAGGCGCGCACCTGCACGTTGCCAATACGGTGTGCCGGATACCGCCGGAAAGCGTCAATCCGAAGGTCAAAAACTACCATTGGGGCGATTTCACCAAGGGTTTGTTCGAGGCCAAAGATGTCGGGGCGGAGAGCGTGATCCTGCTGGATGCCTCCGGCAATGTTACCGAAGGGCCTGGTTTCAATGTCTTTGCGGTTAAGGACAACACACTGGTGACGGCCGATGCGGGCGTTCTGGAAGGCATCAGCCGTCAGACTGTTTTGGACATCGCCCGAGAAATGGGATTGGCCGTGGAGATCCGGCCCTTGCCGTTTAGTGAGTTTTTGGAAAGTGATGAAGTCTTCATCACCACCTCCGGCGGCGGCGTGGCCCCGGTCAGCCGCGTGGATGACCGGATCTTTTCAAACGATGCGCCCGGCCCTGTAACCACCGCGCTCCACAAAGCCTATTTTGACTGGGCCGCGCAGCCGGAAAACCGCACGGAAATCCGGTATCCCGACCAATCGCTCTAA
- a CDS encoding alpha/beta fold hydrolase, which produces MLTLSDRYTHNGNAVAWGRLGSGPPLVLVHGTPFSSQVWRKIAPLLAERWTVYFFDLIGYGQSEQREGQDVSLAVQNGLLTALFKHWGLERPEVLCHDFGGATVLRAYYLNDLRYKRVTIFDPVAVAPWGSPFVAHVRQYEAAFAGLPGYAHVALLRAYLQSAAHHQLTEDALQTYMAPWLGDVGQPAFYRQIAQMDQKYTDEVEGLYAALDCPVNLLWGEKDEWIPLDRGQKLAGLMTGGKIKVIPDAGHLVQEDAPEAIVAAMFQQER; this is translated from the coding sequence ATGCTGACTTTGTCCGACCGTTATACGCATAATGGAAATGCCGTTGCCTGGGGCCGCCTTGGCAGCGGGCCACCTCTGGTGCTTGTGCATGGCACCCCGTTTTCCTCCCAGGTCTGGCGCAAGATCGCCCCACTCCTGGCCGAGCGCTGGACCGTCTACTTTTTCGACCTGATCGGATACGGCCAGTCGGAGCAGCGAGAGGGGCAGGACGTGTCGCTGGCTGTCCAGAACGGTCTGCTTACCGCCCTGTTCAAGCATTGGGGACTAGAGCGACCGGAGGTGCTGTGTCACGACTTTGGCGGCGCAACGGTGTTGCGCGCCTATTATCTCAATGATCTCAGATACAAACGGGTGACGATTTTCGATCCAGTCGCCGTCGCGCCCTGGGGATCCCCGTTTGTGGCCCACGTCCGTCAGTACGAGGCGGCGTTTGCCGGCCTGCCAGGCTATGCCCATGTGGCGCTCTTGCGCGCCTACCTGCAAAGCGCCGCCCATCACCAACTGACTGAAGACGCCCTGCAGACTTATATGGCGCCCTGGCTTGGCGATGTGGGACAACCGGCATTTTACCGGCAGATCGCGCAGATGGACCAGAAATACACGGACGAAGTCGAAGGCCTCTATGCCGCCCTCGATTGCCCGGTGAATCTGCTTTGGGGCGAAAAGGACGAATGGATTCCTTTGGACCGGGGACAAAAACTCGCCGGGCTGATGACAGGCGGGAAAATCAAGGTCATCCCGGACGCAGGCCACCTTGTTCAGGAAGATGCCCCCGAAGCCATCGTTGCGGCCATGTTCCAGCAAGAGCGTTGA
- a CDS encoding CGNR zinc finger domain-containing protein: MWAEENFIAGHPALDFLNTVSDVGKSRAENRLQSPADLAAWIAACGAANRFPVDRSPTGKDVQDVVRFREATYEALCARLGSTEKSVSAYKALEAYLRTALLRASLDLAETPAVWTVSQDARFCFTDSFVLLVHDLLQSPELHRLRQCERCTWFFLNTGRGRGRRWCNMATCGNRAKVEAHRQRSRQSLNDQ, from the coding sequence ATGTGGGCTGAGGAGAATTTTATTGCAGGGCATCCCGCCCTTGATTTTCTCAACACAGTCAGTGATGTGGGTAAATCACGCGCAGAAAACCGGCTGCAGTCACCGGCCGATCTTGCCGCGTGGATTGCGGCATGTGGTGCGGCAAACCGGTTTCCGGTGGATCGGTCACCCACCGGGAAAGATGTCCAAGACGTGGTTCGATTTCGGGAGGCTACTTACGAGGCCTTGTGCGCCCGGCTGGGCAGCACCGAAAAATCCGTGTCGGCCTACAAGGCGCTGGAGGCGTATTTAAGAACCGCTTTGCTGCGGGCCTCTCTCGATCTGGCAGAAACTCCGGCCGTATGGACGGTGTCGCAGGATGCAAGGTTCTGCTTCACCGACAGTTTTGTCTTGTTGGTCCACGACTTGCTGCAGTCACCGGAGCTGCACCGCCTGCGTCAATGCGAGCGGTGCACTTGGTTCTTCTTGAACACGGGGCGTGGACGGGGGCGGCGCTGGTGCAATATGGCAACCTGCGGCAACCGGGCCAAGGTCGAAGCTCATCGCCAGCGGAGCCGGCAATCGCTAAATGATCAGTAG
- the xth gene encoding exodeoxyribonuclease III: protein MTDRLKLVTWNINSVRLRMPIVEQLIEEIAPDVICLQETKCPDANFPEKAFRAAGFEHMAINGQKGYHGVATLSKQPLSNIEKRDFCNVGDSRHVAVDVAFNGSSLRVHNFYVPAGGDEPDREKNDKFGHKLDFMAEMKEWLQGAETAKPAVLVGDLNVAPYEHDVWSHKKLLKVVSHTPVETELFEDVRETGGWLDAMRQFTPLEEKLYTWWSYRAKDWSGADKGRRLDHIWVSQPAAPHIKSTEVLRDARGWEKPSDHAPVIAVFEA, encoded by the coding sequence ATGACAGACCGGCTGAAACTCGTCACCTGGAACATCAACTCCGTGCGCCTGCGCATGCCGATCGTCGAACAGCTGATCGAGGAAATTGCACCGGACGTCATCTGCCTGCAGGAAACCAAATGTCCGGACGCCAATTTTCCGGAAAAGGCCTTCCGGGCCGCTGGCTTTGAGCACATGGCGATTAATGGCCAGAAGGGGTACCACGGCGTTGCGACCCTCTCGAAACAACCCTTGAGCAACATCGAAAAACGCGATTTCTGCAATGTCGGCGACAGCCGGCACGTGGCCGTCGACGTGGCCTTCAACGGCTCCAGTCTGCGTGTGCACAATTTCTATGTTCCAGCTGGCGGTGACGAGCCGGATCGGGAGAAGAACGACAAGTTTGGCCATAAGCTGGATTTTATGGCCGAGATGAAGGAGTGGCTGCAGGGCGCTGAGACCGCCAAACCGGCCGTCTTGGTCGGCGATCTCAATGTCGCACCCTATGAGCACGACGTCTGGTCACACAAGAAGCTCTTGAAAGTGGTATCGCACACGCCGGTGGAAACCGAACTCTTCGAAGATGTCCGCGAAACCGGCGGCTGGCTGGACGCCATGCGCCAGTTCACGCCGCTGGAAGAAAAGCTCTACACATGGTGGAGCTACCGGGCGAAAGACTGGTCTGGTGCCGACAAGGGCCGCCGTCTGGACCATATCTGGGTGTCGCAACCCGCGGCTCCGCATATCAAAAGCACAGAAGTTCTGCGCGACGCCCGCGGCTGGGAAAAACCTTCTGACCATGCCCCGGTGATTGCCGTGTTCGAGGCGTAA
- a CDS encoding GH25 family lysozyme, which yields MVLSGCSAYDFPDPTPEDFAVHGIDISRWQGDIDWHQARKSGVAFAWIKATEGGDHVDPRFVDNWIGARKAGVPRGAYHFYYFCRPVEEQISWVKEIVPQDPQALPLVLDMEWNAHSKTCQKRPGRTKILRDMKVFLDEMERYYGKRPVIYSSVDFHRDRLVGALKGEHFWLRSVASYPNNIYDQRDDWVFWQYTAEGRIPGIKGDVDRNAFFGTKSQFRDWLNGDLKR from the coding sequence ATGGTTTTAAGCGGCTGTTCCGCTTACGATTTCCCCGATCCGACACCTGAGGACTTTGCCGTCCACGGTATTGATATCTCCCGATGGCAAGGTGATATCGATTGGCACCAGGCCCGCAAATCTGGTGTGGCCTTTGCCTGGATCAAGGCGACAGAAGGCGGCGATCACGTCGATCCGCGTTTTGTCGACAACTGGATTGGCGCTCGAAAAGCCGGGGTCCCGCGCGGTGCTTATCACTTCTATTACTTCTGCCGGCCGGTGGAAGAGCAGATTTCCTGGGTTAAGGAAATCGTTCCTCAGGACCCGCAGGCTTTGCCACTGGTTCTGGATATGGAGTGGAATGCGCACTCCAAGACCTGTCAAAAGCGGCCTGGCCGGACCAAGATCCTTCGGGATATGAAGGTCTTCCTGGATGAAATGGAACGGTATTACGGCAAACGGCCGGTGATCTATTCTTCCGTTGATTTTCACCGGGACCGCCTCGTCGGCGCATTAAAAGGCGAACACTTTTGGCTGCGGTCGGTCGCAAGCTATCCCAACAACATCTATGACCAGCGTGATGACTGGGTGTTCTGGCAGTATACGGCCGAAGGCCGGATCCCAGGCATCAAAGGGGACGTTGACCGCAACGCCTTCTTCGGCACCAAGTCGCAGTTCCGCGATTGGCTGAACGGTGATTTGAAGCGGTAG
- a CDS encoding SH3 domain-containing protein, producing the protein MLNRLPLALAAAIVMLSPALAQTGGPAIAYTTANLNMRAGPGTNYPVITTVPQGGGVTVFGCTADFKWCDAAFSTVKGWVSGKYLSYGAQGRYYGQPIPRSGIYVGVPRYRGNYPVYGRGPVRVQPYPYR; encoded by the coding sequence ATGTTGAACCGCTTGCCGCTTGCGCTTGCTGCTGCGATCGTAATGCTGTCGCCGGCATTGGCCCAGACCGGAGGGCCCGCCATTGCCTATACAACCGCAAACTTGAATATGCGCGCGGGGCCTGGAACCAACTATCCCGTGATCACCACCGTGCCGCAGGGCGGCGGGGTAACCGTTTTTGGCTGCACCGCGGATTTTAAGTGGTGCGATGCGGCGTTTTCGACGGTGAAAGGCTGGGTGTCCGGCAAATATCTGAGCTATGGCGCTCAGGGGCGTTATTATGGACAGCCCATTCCACGATCCGGTATTTACGTCGGAGTACCCCGCTATCGCGGAAATTATCCGGTCTACGGACGCGGTCCAGTGAGGGTGCAGCCTTACCCGTATCGGTAA
- a CDS encoding nuclear transport factor 2 family protein: MVGEILQTLEQYAQAYCAKDLDGLMALFDDGDDITVIGTGSDELCAGPQAIRDLFARNFEEASAERFEWHWTKTTVRDTAAVVATTLTIHLDLDGEKLSVPLRWTVVLRRSGDRWLWLHRHASSAAGNQEEGAAYPTK, encoded by the coding sequence ATGGTTGGAGAAATCCTGCAAACGCTGGAGCAATACGCACAAGCCTATTGTGCCAAGGATCTTGATGGCCTCATGGCCTTGTTTGATGACGGCGACGACATCACAGTCATTGGAACCGGCTCAGACGAGTTGTGCGCAGGCCCTCAGGCGATAAGGGATTTGTTTGCCCGGAATTTCGAGGAAGCCTCGGCCGAAAGGTTTGAGTGGCATTGGACGAAGACAACTGTCCGAGATACCGCTGCCGTGGTCGCAACCACTTTGACGATCCATCTTGATCTTGATGGTGAAAAGCTTTCTGTTCCCCTTCGTTGGACTGTCGTTCTCCGCAGAAGTGGTGATCGATGGTTATGGTTGCACCGGCATGCTTCCTCCGCTGCTGGCAACCAGGAAGAGGGGGCAGCCTATCCAACAAAGTGA
- a CDS encoding CAP domain-containing protein has protein sequence MSERLQTPPFYQDLAKTDGQVDAATAAQMISQYRINNGLPAVTPDPQLSSIAQTQANAMASAGSVRASLAHNLKLETRLAAIGEPKTAASENVSAGYRTFAEAFSGWRESPKHNQVLLAKNATRLGIATAYSSTAKHKVFWSLILANPKPGQ, from the coding sequence ATGAGCGAAAGACTGCAAACACCGCCGTTTTATCAAGATCTTGCAAAAACAGATGGCCAGGTTGATGCAGCGACCGCGGCCCAGATGATTTCTCAATACCGGATCAACAATGGCCTTCCAGCCGTGACACCGGACCCGCAATTGAGTTCCATAGCGCAGACACAGGCCAATGCCATGGCATCAGCCGGCTCAGTCCGGGCGTCGCTTGCGCACAATCTAAAACTGGAAACCCGTCTCGCCGCCATTGGGGAACCCAAAACAGCCGCGTCTGAAAATGTCAGTGCCGGCTATCGAACATTTGCCGAAGCTTTCTCCGGTTGGCGGGAATCCCCCAAACACAATCAAGTGCTGCTGGCAAAAAACGCAACACGGCTTGGCATTGCAACGGCTTATTCCTCCACTGCCAAACACAAGGTTTTCTGGTCACTTATTCTTGCGAATCCAAAACCGGGCCAATAG
- a CDS encoding response regulator yields the protein MEKVRAIIADDSSTVCKFIERALLQTGRDIDISMVQDGQEAVRKLSEQAYDLAFLDINMPQMSGVEVMAAIHVMGGKTFAISMSNSLDASAEEKLKSFGAYDFLEKPFTNKQVHQILKTYDTIRARYNALIVDDSTTVRKIVGKVLKKSIFDLDIDEADDGTSALEMIKAKRYQIIFSDFNMPNMNGIELAQKIAAHATRSEVVLMSTEMSADLDTAAEHVGARAFLRKPFYPQDVDTILHHIFGLKHSRFTKQVRMLAAV from the coding sequence ATGGAGAAGGTTCGGGCGATCATCGCCGATGACTCTTCAACGGTTTGCAAGTTTATTGAGCGGGCTCTTTTGCAAACTGGCCGCGATATAGACATTTCAATGGTGCAAGATGGCCAGGAAGCTGTTCGAAAGCTCAGCGAACAAGCCTACGATTTGGCGTTTCTCGATATCAACATGCCGCAAATGAGCGGTGTCGAAGTGATGGCGGCCATCCATGTGATGGGCGGCAAAACCTTCGCAATTTCGATGTCGAACTCGCTGGATGCATCGGCCGAGGAAAAGCTGAAATCTTTCGGCGCCTACGACTTCCTGGAAAAACCCTTTACCAACAAACAAGTCCACCAGATCCTCAAGACATACGATACGATCCGCGCCCGCTACAATGCGTTGATCGTCGATGATTCAACCACCGTCCGCAAGATCGTGGGCAAGGTCTTGAAGAAGAGCATTTTTGACCTGGATATCGATGAGGCGGATGATGGCACGTCGGCGTTGGAGATGATCAAGGCAAAGCGGTACCAAATCATCTTCAGTGATTTTAACATGCCGAATATGAACGGAATTGAGCTGGCGCAGAAGATTGCGGCTCATGCGACGCGTTCTGAAGTGGTGCTGATGTCGACAGAAATGAGCGCCGATCTTGATACCGCGGCAGAGCATGTGGGGGCCAGGGCGTTTTTACGTAAACCCTTCTACCCGCAAGATGTCGATACGATCCTTCATCACATCTTTGGCCTGAAGCACTCCCGTTTTACCAAACAGGTCAGGATGCTGGCCGCCGTTTAG
- the ccrA gene encoding crotonyl-CoA carboxylase/reductase: protein MTAAAQANDNQTRGDAPLKDLYEIGEIPPLGHVPKNMYAWAIRRERHGAPEDAMKLEVVPTWELDSHEVLVLVMAAGVNYNGIWAGLGEPISPFDVHGDPFHIAGSDASGIVWAVGDKVKRWKVGDEVVIHCNQDDGDDEDCNGGDPMYSTSQRIWGYETGDGSFSQFTRVQAQQLMPRPKHLTWEESACYTLTLATAYRMLFGHHPHELKPGQNVLVWGASGGLGSYAIQLITAAGGNAIGVISDEDKRDFVMDLGAKGVLNRKDFNCWGQLPTVNSPEYADWFKEVRKFGKAIWDITGKGNNVDIVFEHPGEATFPVSTFVCKKGGMVVICAGTSGFNCTFDVRYMWMHQKRLQGSHFAHLKQASAANKLMIERRIDPYMSEVFPWDQIPQAHTKMWKNQHAPGNMSVLVCAPTTGLRTLEDVIEAGKR from the coding sequence GTGACAGCAGCAGCGCAAGCCAACGATAATCAAACACGGGGAGATGCTCCGTTGAAAGATCTGTACGAGATTGGTGAAATCCCGCCGCTCGGCCATGTGCCTAAAAACATGTATGCCTGGGCCATCCGCCGCGAGCGCCATGGTGCTCCGGAAGATGCCATGAAACTGGAAGTCGTGCCGACTTGGGAACTGGACAGCCACGAGGTGCTGGTTCTCGTGATGGCCGCCGGCGTCAACTACAACGGCATCTGGGCCGGCCTCGGTGAGCCGATCAGCCCGTTCGATGTGCACGGTGACCCATTCCATATCGCCGGCTCTGACGCCTCCGGCATCGTCTGGGCGGTTGGCGACAAGGTCAAACGCTGGAAAGTCGGCGATGAAGTCGTCATCCACTGTAACCAAGATGATGGCGACGACGAAGATTGTAACGGCGGCGACCCGATGTACTCAACGTCCCAGCGGATCTGGGGCTATGAGACCGGTGACGGCTCCTTCTCACAGTTCACCCGTGTTCAGGCACAGCAGCTGATGCCGCGCCCGAAGCACCTGACCTGGGAAGAAAGTGCGTGTTACACGCTGACGCTCGCGACAGCCTACCGCATGCTGTTCGGCCATCACCCGCATGAGCTGAAGCCCGGTCAAAATGTTCTGGTTTGGGGGGCTTCCGGCGGTCTTGGGTCTTATGCGATCCAGCTGATTACTGCTGCCGGCGGCAACGCAATCGGTGTGATTTCCGATGAAGACAAACGCGACTTCGTAATGGACTTGGGCGCCAAGGGTGTGCTCAACCGGAAGGACTTCAATTGCTGGGGCCAGCTGCCGACGGTTAACTCACCGGAGTATGCGGACTGGTTCAAGGAAGTCCGCAAATTCGGCAAGGCCATCTGGGACATCACCGGCAAGGGCAACAACGTCGACATCGTCTTTGAACACCCGGGCGAAGCTACGTTCCCGGTCTCGACCTTCGTCTGTAAAAAAGGCGGCATGGTCGTAATTTGCGCGGGCACTTCCGGCTTCAACTGCACCTTCGACGTCCGCTACATGTGGATGCATCAGAAGCGTTTGCAGGGGTCACACTTTGCTCACCTGAAGCAGGCATCGGCTGCCAACAAGCTGATGATCGAACGCCGGATCGACCCGTATATGTCGGAAGTGTTCCCGTGGGATCAAATCCCGCAGGCACACACAAAAATGTGGAAGAACCAGCACGCGCCGGGCAACATGTCCGTTCTCGTCTGCGCTCCGACCACGGGTTTGAGAACCCTGGAAGACGTCATTGAAGCCGGTAAACGGTAA